The genomic segment TGCGCTCCCTGACGCTCACGCACGCGCGGCGGCGCAACGTCTTCGGCTCCGCCGCCTACGGCCTGCCGAGCCGCTTCCTGGCCGAGCTCCCGCCCGACCTGGTGGACCGCGAGGGCGCGCTGAGCGCGTTCGCCTCCGGGGCGGCGGCCGACCGCGGCACGCGCCCGCGGGCGATGTCCTCCTGGGCGGCGATGCGCAGCGACGCGCCGGCGCCGGCCGGAGGCGAGGGCTTCCGCGTGGGCGACGACGTGCTCCATGCGGCCTTCGGCGAGGGCGTGGTCACCGGCATCGAGCCGGGCGGGGTGGTCACCGTGCGCTTCGCCGGCGACGGCAGCGAGCGCAAGCTCATGGCCGAGTACGCGCCGATCGAGAAGAGGTAGGGCGCAGGCGCTTGCGCGGGAGCGCCGCCGGCTCCACGGAGAGGATGAGGTCCTCGCTCGCGATCGACGCGCTCGTCGCCGGGAGCCGGCCTCCCGAGTCCCTGGTGCGGGACACCGAAGCCCGGCCCGGCGCTCGGACCGCGGCGGCGGCCCAGCCAAGGTGGTGTCCTTGCTCGACGGTCGGCGTGCCGAGCTCCGCGCGGTCCGTGGCCGCCGCCCGTTAGCCTCCCGGGCGATGTCAGCGACCCTCATCGACGGCAAGGCGATCGCGGCGGAGACCCGGGCGGAGGTGGCCCGGGACGTCGAGGCCTTCACCGCCCGCACCGGCCACCGGCCAGGCCTGGCGACCGTGCTCGTGGGCGAGGATCCGGCAAGCGCGATCTACGTCGGCGGCAAGCAGAAGGCCTCCCGCGAGGTCGGCATCGAGCCGTTCGACCACCGCCTGCCCGCCGACGCCCCGGCCGTCGAGGTCGAGGCGCTGCTGGAGCGCCTCAACGCCGACGACGCGGTGAGCGGCATCCTCTGCCAGCTCCCCGTCCCCGGCCACCTGGACGGCGTGGCGCTGACCGGGATGATCGACCCCGACAAGGACGTCGACGGGCTCACGCCGCTGAGCGCCGGGCGCCTCGCGCTCGGGCTGCCCGGCCTGCGGCCCTGCACGCCGGCCGGCGTCATGGTGCTGCTGGAGCGTGCCGGCGTCGACCTCCGGGGCGCCGGCGCCGTGGTCGTCGGGCGCTCCAACCTCTTCGGCAAGCCGATGGCCCAGCTCCTGCTGGGCGCCGACGCCACGGTGACGACCGCGCACTCGCGCACCCGGGACCTGCCGGGCGTGTGCCGGACCGCCGACGTGCTCATCGTCGCCGTCGGGCGCGACCGCATGGTCAAGGCCGACTGGGTCAAGCCCGGGGCCGTGGTCATCGACGTGGGGATGAACCGCTCCGAGGACGGGCTGCACGGCGACGTCGCGTTCGACGAGGTCTCCGAGGTCGCCTCGGCGATCACGCCGGTGCCGGGCGGCGTCGGCCCGATGACCATCGCGATGCTGCTGCGCAACACGCTGGCCGCCGCGGAGCTGCAGATCGCGCGGAGGGTCCCCGCGTGAGGCGGATGCGCCTGGGGGAGTGGGCGGCCGCGATCGGCGCCCTCGGCCTGCTGGCCACCCTGTTCCTGGACTGGTTCGGCGTGGATCTCGCCACGCGGCAGCGGGGCAGGGTCCACGTGGGGCTCTTCGACGCCGTCCATCTCTCCGGCTGGGGCAGCCTCGGCTGGGTGGTCGACGTGCCGCTGGCCCTGACGATCGCCGGCGGCCTGGCCATCGTCTACGCCACGCTGCGCCGCGTATCGCCGGCGTGGCCCGTGGGGGCGTCGGTGCTCACCACCACCGTCGGCTGGCTCACGTTCCTCGTCCTGCTGGTGCGCGTGCTCACGCAGCCGTCGCTGGGCGCCGGCCTCTCCAACGCCGAGGTCTCCGTGCGCTGGCCGGCCTACCTCGGGCTGGTCTTCACCGCCATGGTCGCCGCCGGCGCCTGGCAGGTCCTGCGCGATGATCGCGTCGACGCGCCCGAGTCCGCCTACGTGCCGCCGCCGGCGCGCCCCGTCCCGGGCACCTGACCCCCGCGCAGGCCCCACCCTAGAATCGGGCGTCGCATGATCGACCGCGAGCAGGTCCTCCACGTCGCACGGCTGGCACGCCTCGAGCTCTCCGAGGACGAGGTCGGGCGGATGGCCACCGAGCTGTCCTCCGTCCTCGGGCACATCGAGAGGATCGCCGGCCTGGACCTCGACGACGTCCCCGCGACGACCCACGTCGTGCAGGTCGAGAACGCGCTGCGCGCCGACGAGCCCGAGCCCTGCCTGCCCCGCGAGGTCGCGCTGGCCAACGCGCCGGCCGTGCAGGACGGCGGCTTCCTCGTCCCGAGCCCGCAGGCGCCGGTGACCCCGTGACCGCCATCACCGACCTGACCGCCCGGCAGGCGGCCGACGCGATCGCCGACGGCCACCTCGACGCGACCGAGCTCTTCGAGACCTACCGCGCCCGCGCCGCGGCCGACGACCTCAACGCCTACACCTGGGTCGCCGAGCAGGCACCGGCCGCCGGCGCCCCCGGTCCGCTCGGCGGCGTCCCGCTGGCCGTCAAGGACCTCTTCTGCACCGAGGGCGTGCCGAGCCAGGCCGGCTCGCGCATCCTCGAGGGCTACCTGCCGCCCTACACGGCGACCGTCGTGGCCCAGCTCGCGCAGGCGGGCGCGCCGCTGCTGGCCAAGACCAATCAGGACGAGTTCGCCATGGGCTCGTCGAACGAGAACTCCGCCTACGGTCCCGTCCTCAACCCGTGGGACCGCTCCCGCGTGCCCGGCGGCTCGTCGGGCGGCAGCGCGGCCGCGGTGGCGGCGGGCAGCGCCCCGTGGGCGCTGGGGACCGACACCGGCGGCTCGATCCGCCAGCCCGCCGCGCTGTGCGGGATCGTCGGGCTCAAGCCCACCTACGGGACCGTCAGCCGCTACGGGATGATCGCGTTCGCGTCCTCGCTGGACCAGGCCGGCCCGCTGACCCGCGACGTCACCGACGCCGCGCTGCTGTACCGCCACATGACCGGGCGCGACCGCCGCGACTCGACGTCGCTGGAGCATCCCGAGACGATCGGGCTGCCCACCGCGCAGCGGCTGGACGGCATCACCCTCGGGGTGCCCGAGGACCTCACGGGTGAGGGCATCCAGGACGGCGTGTACGCCGCCTTCGAGGCGACGCTCGCGCTCGCGCAGGAGCTCGGGGCCGCGATCCGGCGGGTCGCGCTCCCGCACGCCGACCACGGGCTGAGCGCCTACTACGTCATCGCCCCGGCCGAGGCCTCGTCGAACCTCGCCCGCTTCGACGGCGTGCGCTACGGCCGGCGCATCGACGCCGACGACCTGACGTCGATGTACACGCGCACCCGCCACGACGGCTTCGGCCCCGAGGTCAAGCGTCGCATCATGCTCGGCACCTACGCGCTGTCGTCGGGCTACTACGACGCCTACTACGGCCGGGCCCAGCGGGTGCGCACGAAGATCGCCCAGGACTTCACCGGCGCGTTCGGCGAGGTCGACTTCGTCGTGACGCCGACGAGCCCGACGGTCGCGTTCGCGCTGGGCGCCAAGACCGGCGACCCCCTGGCGATGTACCTCAACGACTACTTCACCGTGCCGATCTCGCTGGCCGGCATCCCGGCGATCTCCATCCCCGCGGGCCTGAGCGAGGGGCTGCCGGTCGGCTTCCAGATGGCCGGGCCGGCGTTCAGCGAGCACCGGATCCTCGACGCGGCCTTCGCGCTCGAGCAGGCCATCGGCTTCGACGCCACGGCGGCGAGGACGGCGGCATGAGCACCGAGTACGAGCCCGTCATCGGGCTGGAGATCCACGTCCAGCTCGCCACGCGCACCAAGATGTTCTGCGGCTGCGCGCTGAGCTTCGGCGAGCCGCCCAACACCCGCACGTGCCCCGTGTGCCTCGGCCTGCCCGGCAGCCTGCCCGTCGCCAACGCCCAGGCCATCCACCACGGGCTGATGATCGGGATGGCGCTGGGCAGCGAGCTGGCCCAGCGGTCGATCTTCCACCGCAAGAACTACTTCTATCCCGACCTGCCCAAGGGCTACCAGATCTCCCAGTACGACGAGCCCCTCTGCCTCGGCGGCCGGCTTGGCGACGTGCGCCTGACGCGCGTGCACCTGGAGGAGGACGCGGCCAAGCTCGTGCACGTCGGCGCGTCCGGGCGCCTGCACGCCTCCGACGCGTCGATCGTCGACTTCAACCGCGGCGGCACGCCGCTGGCCGAGATCGTCACCGAGCCCGACCTGCGCGACGCGACCGAGGCGGCCGAGTGGCTGCGGCTGCTGCGCGCGACCCTGCGCCGGCTGGGCGTCAGCGACGTCAACATGGAGGAGGGCTCGCTGCGCTGCGACGCGAACATCTCCATCCGGCCCGTCGGCACCACCGGGCTGGGCACGAAGACCGAGCTCAAGAACATGAACTCGTTCCGGTTCATCGAGCGCGGCATTCGCGCCGAGGTGGCGCGCCAGGAGCGCATCCTGCGCGAGGGCGGCGAGATCGCCCAGGAGACGCTGCACTTCGACCCGCGGACCGAGGCCATCACGTCGCTGCGCTCCAAGGAGGAGGCGCACGACTACCGCTACTTCCCCGAGCCCGACCTCACGCCGGTGGCGATCACCGAGGCCATGCTCGACCGCGCCCGCGCCGCGCTGCCCGAGCTGCCGCTGGCCCGG from the Baekduia soli genome contains:
- the folD gene encoding bifunctional methylenetetrahydrofolate dehydrogenase/methenyltetrahydrofolate cyclohydrolase FolD encodes the protein MSATLIDGKAIAAETRAEVARDVEAFTARTGHRPGLATVLVGEDPASAIYVGGKQKASREVGIEPFDHRLPADAPAVEVEALLERLNADDAVSGILCQLPVPGHLDGVALTGMIDPDKDVDGLTPLSAGRLALGLPGLRPCTPAGVMVLLERAGVDLRGAGAVVVGRSNLFGKPMAQLLLGADATVTTAHSRTRDLPGVCRTADVLIVAVGRDRMVKADWVKPGAVVIDVGMNRSEDGLHGDVAFDEVSEVASAITPVPGGVGPMTIAMLLRNTLAAAELQIARRVPA
- the gatC gene encoding Asp-tRNA(Asn)/Glu-tRNA(Gln) amidotransferase subunit GatC — translated: MIDREQVLHVARLARLELSEDEVGRMATELSSVLGHIERIAGLDLDDVPATTHVVQVENALRADEPEPCLPREVALANAPAVQDGGFLVPSPQAPVTP
- the gatA gene encoding Asp-tRNA(Asn)/Glu-tRNA(Gln) amidotransferase subunit GatA — translated: MTAITDLTARQAADAIADGHLDATELFETYRARAAADDLNAYTWVAEQAPAAGAPGPLGGVPLAVKDLFCTEGVPSQAGSRILEGYLPPYTATVVAQLAQAGAPLLAKTNQDEFAMGSSNENSAYGPVLNPWDRSRVPGGSSGGSAAAVAAGSAPWALGTDTGGSIRQPAALCGIVGLKPTYGTVSRYGMIAFASSLDQAGPLTRDVTDAALLYRHMTGRDRRDSTSLEHPETIGLPTAQRLDGITLGVPEDLTGEGIQDGVYAAFEATLALAQELGAAIRRVALPHADHGLSAYYVIAPAEASSNLARFDGVRYGRRIDADDLTSMYTRTRHDGFGPEVKRRIMLGTYALSSGYYDAYYGRAQRVRTKIAQDFTGAFGEVDFVVTPTSPTVAFALGAKTGDPLAMYLNDYFTVPISLAGIPAISIPAGLSEGLPVGFQMAGPAFSEHRILDAAFALEQAIGFDATAARTAA
- the gatB gene encoding Asp-tRNA(Asn)/Glu-tRNA(Gln) amidotransferase subunit GatB — encoded protein: MSTEYEPVIGLEIHVQLATRTKMFCGCALSFGEPPNTRTCPVCLGLPGSLPVANAQAIHHGLMIGMALGSELAQRSIFHRKNYFYPDLPKGYQISQYDEPLCLGGRLGDVRLTRVHLEEDAAKLVHVGASGRLHASDASIVDFNRGGTPLAEIVTEPDLRDATEAAEWLRLLRATLRRLGVSDVNMEEGSLRCDANISIRPVGTTGLGTKTELKNMNSFRFIERGIRAEVARQERILREGGEIAQETLHFDPRTEAITSLRSKEEAHDYRYFPEPDLTPVAITEAMLDRARAALPELPLARAERFEREHGLSADSARLLAFRTELGDFYEQALGEDGSRRAEPQPLANWVANELVARLGADVDPADSKVAPQALARLVALVSAKEVTQGGARQVLDALVAQGGAPDAIVAAQGLGAVGGADELDPIVAAALEANPDVAEKLRGGDMKPIGVIVGHVMRETKGRADGGEITRLVRAQLGL